The Glycine max cultivar Williams 82 chromosome 3, Glycine_max_v4.0, whole genome shotgun sequence sequence TGCTGTATATTCTGTCCAGTAGGTGGTAAAGATAACTTATTATTAGTGGTTGATTAGCTGacatacaacttttttttttatgttgaaatCAGGACAGACAAAGCTGATTCACTTAGGAGCCTCGAGAGCTATGTCTACATCTTCTCGTGTTCTTCCCACTCCATTGGAAAACAAGTATATGAAACCCCCAGATTCTTTTCAGCTTTCGCCAGTCAGAGATCTGACTGCAAATTCAGCCTCATCAAATTCAATCAGAAGTGCTGGGAAGATGTTTTCTTCACCTTCTAAATGTCCCGATGACTTCCCTTTTTCCTCTGTTTCACAGCATGATAGGCAATATCAAGATCCCCCCTTTGTTTCTCAGACAATTGGTGATAGCGTGTCTTCCGAAATACATTCAATGACATTCATTTCTCACCCTCAAGAAAATGAAGATCTTTCCTGGGGACCAGATCCATGTCAGGATATTCTTGGCTTTCCTGAAAATGTTTCTGTCCAGCATGATCAGGTGGAAAACAATGGTTGTTACATAAATGATGATAATGTCAAAAGATCTGATTTTGGGGAGTGGGTTGATCAGTTAATGTCAATTGATGATTCTCTTCACCCGAGCTGGAGTCAGCTTCTTGCTGATGACAATGTAGCAGAACCAAAACCAAAGGTTTGTTTCTCGAGCTGATTACTGCCATGCTTGTTCTCACATGTGAAGTTCTAGAACCAGTAGGTGGTATCTCATTTTTGGATTCCTCTTTGTGGTCTATGGGTCATGATTTTCATACATGAACTAGTTACCGATGCAGATGAAAGTTAAGTTAATCTTGATCTTTTTATCTTGTGATGACAAGTGAGTAAAATGATGGCTATAAATCTCCGTCTAAGTTTCCCCTTAAATTTACCTTTCTACATGGAGATGGTTGTAATTTATTTGGTGCATGTAGGTGCTAAATTCtaatttctatctatttcatCACCATGTACATGTGAATTTGTGTAAATAGTTCATTCCCTCTTCTCTGCTATGTGTAAATGTGATTCTTAACAGTTTGAACTCATGTACCTTAACTTTTTTTGTTCAATAGTTTCTCTTATTGATGTatattgtgtttatttttattgcacAAGTTGCGGAAACATATCCTACTCTGTTGATGCAGGCATCTCAGGTTCCTCCGCAGCAGCATATACCATCTGGAGAAGTTGTTGGTAATTCAGCATCAACTGCATCGCAGACTAAGGCTAGAATGCGTTGGACTCCAGAACTTCACGAGGCCTTTGTGGAAGCAGTTAATCACCTTGGTGGTAGTGAGAGTATGTTTACGTCTCCATAATCTTATACTTTTTTACCTTACTTCTAGAATTTTTCTTGTCATCTCATGATGGTAACAACTTAACACGCAGAGGCTACTCCAAAGGGTGTGTTGAATCAAATGAAAGTTGAAGGTCTTACTATCTATCATGTAAAAAGCCACTTGCAGGTACATTTGTGATTTATCATCCTCTTAAATAGCTTATGGGTGTGATGTCAATTTATTTAATCTAATGtttttcacattattttttaatttcagaagTATAGAACTGCCAGATACAAACCAGAGCCATCAGAAGGTATGTAAAGTGTATTTATGAACTCTATTGTGCATATAACCAGACATCAAGGAAGATGTTCTTTTTCGTCTTCCTTAATCCTATTTTTGGATTGAGAAAGAAAGTAGTGAGGAAACAAAAGGAAAGTGTTGAATGCCATTTTTCCTGCCATTCTCCATACATTTCAACAATAATGCCATTTCTTTAGGGTCACAGTGCATTATAAGCATTAAGCACACAaaaattccttttcattttttgacaaaaaacgATTAAGGGTGTGAACGAGTCCTTTTCTATGCCTGCAGGAACGTCTGAGAAAAAGGTGACTCCAATGGAAGAAATGAAATCTCTAGACTTGAAAACGTGAGCTctgtctctttctctctctctctatgttAGTTATTGCATAATGTAATGTTTACTCAATGTAACTTTCctctaattattatatattttaatttgagataTAACCAAACAAAGATTGGTACCAGTTAGACGGCAATACAAGTTTGAATTTCACtgttgcaagatatattttcatGTCGTATGTGAACAGTTGCTTCATAGATTTTCGTACTtgagtttgtttttcttttgcagGAGTAAGGGGATCACTGAAGCATTACGTTTACAGATGGAACTCCAGAAGCGACTTCACGAACAACTTGAGGTAATTAATATAGTAGTACTTGAGGTTTTCTTGAGGAGGAGTTTTGTTTGCTTTGCAAGTTTTTGGCATGTTCTGATATGGCAACTTTGATACAGATCCAAAGAAAGTTGCAGATTCAAATTGAAGACCAAGGGAAACGTCTTCAGATGATGTTTGAGAAACAGAGAGAGATGGGTGACAGCAAGGTTAACGTCTCCTTGGACGAGCCTTCTGCTGCTGCACCATCAGAAACAGTAGAAACCACAAATGAGGAACGCCACAAATTTGAAAGCATTCCAAAAGCCATACCCGAAGAGAAGGAGTCAAGCACAACAAAACAAATTGCAGGTGAAGCTGAAGAAATGATCAAGGAAGATGAAGTTGCACCACCCACAAAACGGGTGAAAAGTTCGTAACAGCAGGATCGTTGTTTTATGCCTTCTAGATTTGTTTAATATTCTTAGACTGGTTTGGACTCCATGGAACTTGTAGAAATATTATTGGATCCAAGGATGTTTCAACTTGCTCATTTATCACAGCCATTTCCTATGAAAATATGGCATGAGTGCCACAAGTAATGGTGGCTCATTGTGATGGAAATTTTGTTACCATCCTCTTAGTGGTccttgaggttttttttttttcttttctttttcacatgTAAACTAGCATTTATTTATACCTGTGTTTAATGTATTATATAGAAAATcagaattgaaaaataaaagtaatattaaGACTCCAAAGAAATAATACATTTTCAAAAAGTTCAAGAGGGcgaattttcttttaaagaatTTGTGTTTGTTGAAAAGAGATATAGAATGAAGTGAGatgaaataaatattactattaatgataaaataagatgaaatttagatgaatgaaaaatgaaatggaaagaaataaaataaaataattttagtagtttattatttaaattacttaaagtaaattgaaataaataacgAGGATAAAgatttatttgagtttaataGACACGTAcagtttttatattatcaataatagaaaataataataataataataataataataataataataatatatttattgaagtaagtattacaataaattgataagtttaatatatatatatatgtgtgtgtgtgtgttttattaaatcaatgcatatattattaatccaatttattttgtttaatagtACTACTATCatgcaattttattatttcagaaACAAtgaaatagatattttattttgctttgttACAAGAGGTTAATTttagtacaatttttttttaagaataatttgaGTACATTGTatcattaactaattaaaaatcattttagatatatagtaattataaaattaacaattttatataataataataatttaagattaGATTAGATGAAAATGTaagatttgtattttaattaaacttcTATTAGAGATAATTACATGTGTAAACAAAACATAGAGCAAGTAGAAGAGATAGATAAATGGAAAGCGAGCTAAGCATGGCGGTGGTTGGTGGTGGTGCCTGCcggaattgaattgaattgaagagAGATGTTGTTTCAGGTGGGCGGGCAAGGCAGTCGCCCCACCTTCTTCGAGATGGCGGCGGCTCAACAACTGCCGGCGAGCCTCCGCGCCGCTTTGACATACTCCATCGGCGTCTTGGCCTTACGGAGACCCTTCCTTCACAAACTCCTCGACTTCGAAGACGAATCCTTCGCCTTACTCATGCTCGTCCTCGAATCCCACACCTTACGAACCACaggtataaaaaaatcaaacacaccctCACTCATAATAATAACATCAACTAATTCATTCTTCTCTCCTTCCTTCTTTCTAGATGCTTCCTTTTCGGAATCTCTCTACGGCCTCCGAAGAAGGCCCGCCAATATCGCCCTCAAGAATGACGACGccactaccaccaccaccagcaGCAGCGCATTACGGAGGCGCCAGAGAGTTCTTTCCGTTGTTT is a genomic window containing:
- the PHR10 gene encoding MYB-CC domain-containing transcription factor PHR10 isoform X1; amino-acid sequence: MTLVICQCLPLTNGQTKLIHLGASRAMSTSSRVLPTPLENKYMKPPDSFQLSPVRDLTANSASSNSIRSAGKMFSSPSKCPDDFPFSSVSQHDRQYQDPPFVSQTIGDSVSSEIHSMTFISHPQENEDLSWGPDPCQDILGFPENVSVQHDQVENNGCYINDDNVKRSDFGEWVDQLMSIDDSLHPSWSQLLADDNVAEPKPKASQVPPQQHIPSGEVVGNSASTASQTKARMRWTPELHEAFVEAVNHLGGSEKATPKGVLNQMKVEGLTIYHVKSHLQKYRTARYKPEPSEGTSEKKVTPMEEMKSLDLKTSKGITEALRLQMELQKRLHEQLEIQRKLQIQIEDQGKRLQMMFEKQREMGDSKVNVSLDEPSAAAPSETVETTNEERHKFESIPKAIPEEKESSTTKQIAGEAEEMIKEDEVAPPTKRVKSS
- the PHR10 gene encoding MYB-CC domain-containing transcription factor PHR10 isoform X2; protein product: MSTSSRVLPTPLENKYMKPPDSFQLSPVRDLTANSASSNSIRSAGKMFSSPSKCPDDFPFSSVSQHDRQYQDPPFVSQTIGDSVSSEIHSMTFISHPQENEDLSWGPDPCQDILGFPENVSVQHDQVENNGCYINDDNVKRSDFGEWVDQLMSIDDSLHPSWSQLLADDNVAEPKPKASQVPPQQHIPSGEVVGNSASTASQTKARMRWTPELHEAFVEAVNHLGGSEKATPKGVLNQMKVEGLTIYHVKSHLQKYRTARYKPEPSEGTSEKKVTPMEEMKSLDLKTSKGITEALRLQMELQKRLHEQLEIQRKLQIQIEDQGKRLQMMFEKQREMGDSKVNVSLDEPSAAAPSETVETTNEERHKFESIPKAIPEEKESSTTKQIAGEAEEMIKEDEVAPPTKRVKSS